Within Longimicrobium sp., the genomic segment ATGTGCTGATCGACTTTCACCAGCCTTGGGTGCCTCGGGCTGATGTCAAGAAGATCGAACACTACCCAAACTGCGCGGGGGAAGGGAGCCAGCCCGAGGCGCTCCGGTGGGTGCCGTGCGGGCCCGGCTATCCTGGGGGGCTTCGGTGTGGTTCGATCGGTCCGGCGCAGTCCCCGGCTGCCCTCACCCCCGGCCCCTCTCCCGCAAGTGGGAGAGGGGAGAATTCGATTGCGCTTCGGCAGGTGCCGTGTGCGTGCAGGTGAAGTTCCTGAGGGACGCCCCTTTGCTCGTAATCGTTCCCTCATCGTTCGCCTGCAACGGTTGATCGACTCGCCTGGATCGTATGGCTTGAGCGCGACGAGAGGCGCGCGCTCGGACCACAACCAGGCAACTACGACGATGAATACGAACCTTTCTCTTGCCGCGTGGCGCGTGGCCGCTGGATTCGCCCTGATGCTCGCGGGAGCGGCCGTGGTGCCGGCCTGCGCTCAGGCTCCTCGCGATGCCATCGCCGCCGGCGCGTTCGCGTACGACCGCGCCGCCCCGCTGGACCTGCGCGACTCGCTGGAAAGCGTCGACGGCGACGTGGAGGTGCACGCCATCAGCTTCGCCAGCCCGCGCGGGGGGCGCGCGACAGGGCTGCTGTTCGTGCCTCGGGGCGGCGCGGCGCGGAAGCCGGGAATCGTGCAGCTGCACGGCGCCCCGGGGAGCGCCCGGTCCATCGCCGCGGGCTCGCTGCGGCTGGCCAAGCGCGGTGCGGTGCTGATCTCCGTGGACGCCCCGTTCGCCCGGCGCGCCGGGCAGATGGTGACGTTCACCGAAGCCGACAGCGCCGACCACGTGCAGCTGATCGTGGATCTGCAACGCGCGGTGGACGTGCTGCTGGCGCGGAGCGACGTGGACCCGGCGCGCATCGCCTTCGTCGGAGGGAGCTACGGCGGCGCGGTGGGCACCATGTACGCGGCCGTGGACCCTCGCCCCGCGGCGTACGTGCTGTTCGTGCCCGACGGAGGGATGGTGTCGCACGTGACGGATGCGCAGGGGCGGCGCGGCGAGCAGCTTTCCGGGATGCCGGACGCGGAGTGGAACCGCTGGGTGGCGGCCATGCGGCCGGTGGAGGGCATCGGCTACATCGCCCGGGCGAAGCCGGGGAGCATCCTCTTCCAGAACGGCCGCAC encodes:
- a CDS encoding alpha/beta hydrolase → MNTNLSLAAWRVAAGFALMLAGAAVVPACAQAPRDAIAAGAFAYDRAAPLDLRDSLESVDGDVEVHAISFASPRGGRATGLLFVPRGGAARKPGIVQLHGAPGSARSIAAGSLRLAKRGAVLISVDAPFARRAGQMVTFTEADSADHVQLIVDLQRAVDVLLARSDVDPARIAFVGGSYGGAVGTMYAAVDPRPAAYVLFVPDGGMVSHVTDAQGRRGEQLSGMPDAEWNRWVAAMRPVEGIGYIARAKPGSILFQNGRTDPFVPAYKAEALHRAAGSSHTVRWYDSGHRLPEQAAVDRYQFLHERIGTAPVTAEERAAAAAAPAPSDPVGGGVRRG